Proteins from a single region of Enoplosus armatus isolate fEnoArm2 chromosome 6, fEnoArm2.hap1, whole genome shotgun sequence:
- the irf7 gene encoding interferon regulatory factor 7: MFPLSLPKPPFASWLIAQVETGQYTGLGFVGQNKFRVPWKHNSRKDCNDEDSKIFRAWAVASGKINEFPTDKARWKTNFRCAMNNLSKRFKMIKDNSKNSDDPHKIYEIINTEHNYEEEDSNMAAVIYHVPSGNELNLPDNFKALDLDDLEEQMWPDYGQPDPAVPGSYPVAAENNPQLIPDQPSNYEVPPPALSSSQPPSIYDLEITIHYRKKEMLKTTFNTARLQLHYHHEAPELDACHLCFPSTDGLLDHKQIDFTNRILNSIQKGLLLEVRETGIYAWRQDRCHVFASTSDPSVAHPEPRKLPQNTMVELLSFEKYVNELKQFRENNGGSPDYAINMCFGEKFPDGKPLEKKLIVVKVVPLICRYLHEIAQMEGASSLHSANVSLQISHNSLYDLISSAFSLPTAYEPARADAPFLHQI, translated from the exons ATGTTTCCTCTCAGCCTTCCCAAGCCTCCGTTTGCAAGCTGGCTCATAGCGCAGGTGGAGACGGGCCAGTACACGGGCCTGGGCTTTGTGGGCCAAAACAAGTTCAGAGTCCCGTGGAAGCACAACTCCAGGAAGGACTGCAATGATGAGGACAGCAAAATATTCCGG GCATGGGCAGTAGCAAGTGGAAAAATCAACGAGTTCCCCACTGACAAGGCCCGGTGGAAAACCAACTTCCGATGTGCTATGAACAACCTTTCAAAACGCTTCAAGATGATAAAGGATAATTCCAAGAATTCAGATGACCCTCATAAAATCTATGAGATTATCAACACTGAGC ACAACTATGAGGAGGAGGATTCTAACATGGCCGCAGTTATCTACCACGTCCCCTCCGGAAATGAG CTCAATCTGCCTGACAATTTCAAGGCCTTGGATCTTGACGACTTAG AGGAGCAAATGTGGCCAGACTATGGTCAGCCCGATCCAGCTGTCCCCGGAAGCTATCCTGTAGCAGCCGAGAACAACCCACAGCTGATACCGGACCAGCCATCTAACTATGAGG TACCTCCGCCGGCCCTCAGTTCATCTCAGCCGCCAAGTATATATGACCTGGAGATAACCATCCActacaggaaaaaagaaatgctgaagaCCACATTTAACACTGCCCGTCTCCAGCTCCACTACCACCACGAGGCCCCTGAGCTCGATGCCTGTCATCTCTGCTTCCCCTCCACTGACGGTCTGCTGGACCACAAACAG ATTGATTTCACCAACCGCATCCTCAACAGCATCCAGAAAGGTCTACTCCTGGAGGTACGGGAGACTGGTATCTATGCCTGGAGGCAGGACAGGTGCCATGTGTTTGCCAGCACCAGTGACCCCAGCGTGGCTCACCCAGAACCAAGAAAGCTTCCCCAGAACACCATGGTGGAGCTCCTCAGTTTTGAGAAGTATGTAAATG AACTGAAACAGTTTAGAGAGAACAACGGTGGCTCTCCGGACTACGCCATCAACATGTGCTTTGGAGAGAAGTTCCCCGATGGAAAACCTTTGGAGAAGAAGCTCATCGTAGTCAAG GTGGTACCTCTGATCTGTCGATACTTGCACGAGATTGCCCAGATGGAGGGGGCTTCGTCTCTTCACAGCGCCAACGTCAGCCTACAGATCTCACACAACAGCCTCTATGATCTCATTAGCTCTGCCTTTAGTCTGCCGACAGCTTATGAGCCAGCACGGGCTGATGCGCCTTTTCTACACCAGATCTGA
- the phrf1 gene encoding PHD and RING finger domain-containing protein 1, with protein sequence MDEDDSQDELINRSTSYSKGKRSALWAISDDSDDVEGGSEEGESDSGEEEEEDHLDGEDDEEEEEGNEEEDDEEEEADAKAEDGGFGGTSADLAGMSSDEDADKCPICLNSFSIQPVATPESCEHYFCLDCLLEWAKNANSCPVDRISFNNIYLRKCYGGKVKKMITVQKPVKEGLEETVDVDLEQTNCEVCGGSDREDRLLLCDGCDAGYHMECLTPPLDSVPVEEWFCPECEANNRHSRGSAEEPSDTESLPSTARAAISRSQSRAAGPTRAIARTQQSERVRANVNRHRITQARTSQLAPTYLMQSTWLDETINAVVAGLNTAVYIRDFTPRIPSRRKSRKRRKVQSKNATGKKGKVGTTGVRRRKRRGRRTKSRRKLVLKKMATSRSRIANNLRIVKDKKGSSLPTVYRPSEHTLSNMRADIGAASLSIYGDPFDLDPFVEREEEEQHAHVTSLLEAKRRGISRSALRSHQPVARPVTASLSRRGIDVPQAGDVVEAAPVPDLLGSILSGQSMLLMDSSDVVINRDGSLKATKPTIPSALKPGCRKSSSSGDASTQINPVMSPNQGDSSPSLHFNGDLPGSSQSSMNRPFSQSSSRLPPYMSSSHPQQSSPHSDLPLRGHLSLQPPRPIRPNHPPGHRGISGIRAPSPSSSIHPSSKGKGISTSQSKKAPTKPMWVDVSVLPRIPKIQRECSGSTNDGTNQGGSSGSNRSSSSRGSSSNSTTSSNGYDMPETGMNSLAGDKGRQQSVDQQKGRAEGQAQRHRPDGAGSSSAFSNSFSSSTSSSGSPASQSRYSSSSSSSSAVSFRINSSGNSWHSRRLSSASPSTSADSMQKPWREKKDEARKRQLHRDKQMLLASHTPVSKEQDSNNIYDPFNPTLSDSSSSDDEAEHTSLAGSSRHITHEAKTRSLRNKQGLVQSNQVHVKTETQEIEVSQEEPLRASAQETISQEVRCSEEHVKVEKESRLVNTETQTALPDTKVKKEPGLDDAGEAESLGYSVKSLNPETADTQSPIYHNLDLKTERETSEERSGQSVGSPNSVPPNCKNNSSASSSAPTKKKQKAETKSDSKPCSKSPSRDLGHKKKTFQTSKERCSSSSETDRGKRGDHYASGQGGRQKEKEKDRERSSRRSWSRERRRARSTSESSQSNSPNRACRKRRRSHSRSKDRRRSRSGSSSSSREHSRRKKHEQKSKERNDDRERRRVSKDKKHGRSRSRSRSKSRSRSRSRSKDRKRGRSCSKSRSKSRSRSRERRKDQTRLQQSSLSRDKMESRSKDKRRRRSRSSSRERRKEEGSSSKSSQKMSGSCVWYSKDTKQSQDKKKEKEITRSSLKEEKVATVNKPETPSCTTASKVKKEGKDLKADSQATTAEIVKEMKFGKEIKKEKQPSLDMFEDSPITKSIKKEDTDIHALMAVKGMDQEGNEEDPIKTCVIKTETCEIKTETCEIKTETCEIKTQTLITMIKSEPSSPELCHFPPDTSFSTLTSPVAADSLQDTVSQSPPVSMASAEQPNTVGLTVPVKQEVQQPSDSDDDFNVDVMLDNLDYVKSEHAEGSGASVKQEKGVEEGKTEGEQLSTVVGVKSKTQVKRVTWNIQEPEGPQPEKSASKLALYKLKLKQEGARRPSSTVQTSSQDITGAVSGSSKKGPLSSSSRCDGVHPERLSTTRQGEVEEGDLRKDQYLKKLHMQERAIEEVKLAIKPFYQRRDINKDEYKEILRKAVQKVCHSKSGEINPVKVGNLVKAYVDKYKHARKHKKGEDSGKAEEVQTEAMKTSDSP encoded by the exons ATGGATGAAGATGACAGCCAAGATGAGCTGATCAACCGCAGTACGTCCTATAGCAAAGGAAAAAGGTCTGCGTTGTGGGCCATCTCAg ATGATTCAGATGATGTTGAGGGggggtctgaggagggagaaTCTGACagtggtgaggaagaagaggaggatcaCCTAGAtggagaggatgatgaggaagaagaagaagggaatgaagaggaggatg atgaggaagaggaggcagatgCCAAGGCTGAGGATGGAGGTTTTGGGGGAACCTCTGCTGACCTTGCAGGGATGAGCTCAGATGAGGACGCAGATAAGTGTCCCATCTGCCTTAATTCATTCAGCATCCAGCCTGTTGCAACACCAGAGAGTTGTGAGCACTACTTCTGTCTTGACTGCCTCCTTGAGTGGGCCAAG AATGCAAACTCGTGCCCAGTAGACCGCATTTCCTTCAACAACATATACCTAAGGAAATGTTATGGAGGCAAAGTGAAGAAAATG ATCACAGTACAAAAGCCTGTTAAGGAAGGTCTAGAGGAAACAGTAGATGTGGACCTGGAGCAGACCAACTGTGAGGTGTGTGGGGGCAGTGACCGTGAGGACCGCCTCTTGCTCTGCGATGGCTGTGATGCTGG GTATCACATGGAGTGTCTCACGCCACCTCTTGACTCTGTTCCTGTAGAGGAATGGTTCTGCCCTGAGTGTGAAGCCAACAACCGTCACTCAA GGGGTTCAGCTGAAGAACCCAGTGATACAGAGAGCCTACCGTCTACTGCCCGTGCTGCCATCAGTCGCTCTCAGTCTCGTGCTGCAGGTCCCACCAGAGCTATTGCCCGAACTCAGCAGAGTGAGAGGGTTCGAGCCAATGTCAACCGACATCGCATCACACAGGCACGCACATCACAG TTGGCTCCAACGTATCTGATGCAGTCCACTTGGCTGGATGAGACCATTAATGCTGTGGTGGCTGGGCTCAACACGGCTGTGTATATTCGGGACTTCACACCTCGTATCCCATCTAGGCGCAAGAGCA GAAAGCGCAGAAAAGTCCAAAGCAAGAATGCTACGGGTAAAAAAGGTAAAGTAGGAACTACAGGAGTCAGAAGGAGGAAacggagagggaggaggactaAATCCAGAAGAAAGCTG GTGTTGAAAAAGATGGCCACATCTCGCAGCCGTATTGCTAATAATCTCAGAATTGTAAAGGACAAGAAGGGCTCTTCGCTTCCTACAGTATACCGGCCATCGGAGCACACGCTAAGCAACATGCGTGCTGACATAGGCGCTGCATCCCTCTCTATCTATGGAGATCCATTTGACCTGGATCCATTTGTGGAACG tgaggaggaagagcagcacgCCCACGTTACATCGCTGTTGGAGGCCAAGAGACGAGGAATCTCTCGCTCTGCTCTTCGCTCTCACCAGCCTGTAGCTCGACCAGTCACTGCAAGCCTCTCCAG GAGGGGTATTGATGTTCCCCAAGCAGGGGATGTTGTGGAGGCAGCTCCTGTGCCTGACCTGCTGGGCAGTATCCTATCAGGACAGAGCATGCTCTTGATGGACAGCTCCGATGTCGTTATTAATCGAGATGGTTCCCTTAAAGCTACAAAGCCAA CGATACCATCTGCATTAAAACCAGGTTGCCGCAAAAGCAGTAGCTCAGGAGATGCCAGCACCCAGATCAACCCAGTGATGTCACCCAACCAAGGAGACAGTTCTCCGTCTCTCCACTTCAACGGAGACCTACCAGGATCCTCCCAAAGCTCCATGAACAGACCTTTCTCCCAAAGCTCTTCTCGCTTACCCCCCTACATGTCCTCCTCACATCCCCAACAATCATCTCCCCATTCGGATTTACCACTTCGAGGTCATCTGAGTTTGCAGCCACCTCGTCCAATCAGACCCAACCACCCTCCTGGTCACCGGGGAATCAGTGGAATTAGAGCCCCCAGTCCCTCCTCGTCCATCCACCCCAGCTCCAAGGGCAAGGGAATATCCACATCCCAATCTAAAAAAGCACCTACAAAGCCCATGTGGGTAGACGTATCAGTGCTTCCTAGGATACCAAAAATACAAAGGGAGTGCAGTGGTAGCACAAATGATGGCACTAATCAAGGTGGCAGCAGTGGCAGTAATAGAAGCAGCAGTAGTAGGGGAAGTAGTAGTAATTCTACCACCAGTAGTAATGGTTACGACATGCCAGAAACAGGCATGAACAGCCTTGCTGGGGACAAGGGAAGGCAACAAAGTGTAGACCAGCAAAAGGGCAGAGCTGAAGGTCAAGCCCAGAGGCACAGGCCTGACGGAGCAGGCTCATCCTCAGCCTTCTCCAACTCGTTCTCCTCTtctacctcctcctctggtTCTCCTGCCAGCCAGTCACGTTATTCCTCATCgtcctcatcttcatcagcagtgAGCTTCCGCATTAATTCCAGTGGGAACTCCTGGCATTCAAGGCGGCTTAGCAGTGCGTCACCCTCTACTAGTGCAGACAGCATGCAGAAAccctggagagaaaagaaagatgaagcAAGAAAGAGACAGCTACACAGGGATAAACAGATGCTCCTGGCATCACATACGCCGGTCAGTAAGGAACAAGACAGTAATAATATCTATGATCCCTTTAATCCCACTCTGTCAGACTCAAGCAGCTCAGACGATGAAGCTGAGCACACGAGCCTGGCTGGCAGCTCCCGACACATCACACATGAGGCGAAGACTCGTAGTTTAAGAAACAAGCAGGGTTTAGTGCAAAGCAATCAGGTTCATGTGAAAACCGAAACACAGGAGATTGAGGTCTCACAGGAAGAACCACTGAGAGCTAGTGCTCAGGAAACCATATCACAGGAGGTCAGATGCTCAGAGGAACATGTCAAGGTTGAAAAAGAATCAAGATTAGTAaacactgagacacaaacagcattaCCTGATACTAAAGTTAAGAAAGAGCCAGGGTTAGATGATGCAGGGGAAGCTGAAAGCCTTGGTTACAGCGTAAAAAGTTTGAATCCAGAGACAGCAGACACCCAATCACCTATTTATCACAACCTGGATCttaagactgagagagagacttcaGAAGAGCGGAGTGGACAGAGTGTTGGAAGTCCAAACAGTGTTCCTCCTAACTGTAAGAATAATTCATCAGCATCCAGCTCTGCTCCCACCAAGAAGAAACAAAAGGCAGAAACTAAATCTGATTCCAAACCCTGTTCCAAGTCGCCGTCAAGAGATTTGGGCCACAAGAAGAAAACCTTCCAAACTTCAAAGGAGCGATGCTCTAGCagttcagagacagacagaggtaaGAGAGGAGACCATTATGCCTCAGGCCAGGGAGGCcggcagaaagaaaaggagaaggacagagaaaggAGTTCCAGGCGGTCATGgtccagagagaggaggagggcacGCTCAACCTCAGAAAGCTCTCAGTCCAATTCCCCCAATAGGGCTTGCAGAAAGAGACGGCGGTCCCATTCACGATCCAAAGACAGGAGGCGATCTAG GTCTGGTTCCAGCTCTAGCAGCAGAGAGCATTCAAGAAGGAAGAAGCATGAACAAAAGAGCAAGGAGAGAaatgatgacagagagagaagacgggTGTCAAAGGACAAGAAACATGGTCGGTCTCGCTCAAGATCAAGGTCAAAATCACGTTCTAGGTCCAGATCTAGATCGAAGGACCGTAAACGTGGTCGATCTTGCTCAAAATCACGGTCCAAATCACGATCCAGATCCagggaaaggaggaaagacCAGACACGACTGCAACAGTCGTCTCTCTCTAGAGACAAGATGGAGTCACGGTCAAAAGACAAGAGGAGACGCAGGTCTAGATCCAGCtcaagagagagaaggaaagaagaagggtCGTCATCCAAGAGTTCACAGAAAATGTCAGGGTCCTGTGTTTGGTACTCTAAAGACACAAAACAGTCACAGgacaagaaaaaagagaaggaaatcaCTCGAAGTTCCctcaaagaggaaaaagttgCTACAGTGAATAAACCGGAGACTCCCTCCTGTACCACTGCCTCTAAAGTTAAAAAGGAAGGCAAAGACCTCAAGGCAGACAGCCAGGCCACAACAGCAGAAATAGTGAAAGAGATGAAGTTTGGAAAAgaaattaagaaagaaaaacaaccatcTCTTGATATGTTTGAAGATTCTCCTATTACTAAATCAATTAAGAAAGAAGACACTGACATCCATGCTTTGATGGCAGTCAAAGGCATGGATCAGGAAGGAAACGAAGAAGACCCCATCAAGACGTGTGTAATCAAGACTGAGACTTGTGAAATCAAGACTGAGACTTGTGAAATCAAGACTGAGACTTGTGAAATCAAGACTCAAACTTTAATCACCATGATTAAATCTGAACCAAGTTCCCCAGAATTATGCCACTTCCCCCCTGACACCTCATTTTCTACACTGACCTCACCTGTTGCAGCAGACAGCCTCCAGGACACTGTCTCTCAGTCTCCGCCAGTGTCGATGGCCTCTGCCGAACAACCAAACACTGTTGGATTGACTGTCCCTGTAAAGCAGGAAGTTCAGCAACCCTCAGACTCTGATGATGACTTCAATGTTGATGTGATGCTAGACAACCTGGACTATGTGAAGTCTGAGCACGCAGAGGGAAGTGGTGCATCTGTCAAACAAGAAAAGGGAGTAGAGGAGGGGAAGACTGAAGGCGAGCAGTTATCGACTGTAGTGGGAGTGAAATCCAAGACTCAAGTGAAGAGGGTTACCTGGAATATACAGGAGCCTGAGGGGCCTCAACCGGAGAAATCCGCAAGTA AGCTGGCTCTGTATAAATTGAAGCTGAAGCAGGAAGGAGCTCGCAGACCGTCTTCAACAGTCCAGACATCCAGTCAG GACATCACTGGAGCTGTCAGTGGCTCCTCCAAGAAGggtcctctcagctcctcctctagGTGTGATGGTGTCCATCCTGAGAGGTTATCAACCACTAGACAAGGAGAAGTAGAGGAAGGGGATTTGAGGAAAGACCAG TACTTGAAGAAGCTGCACATGCAGGAGAGAGCTATAGAGGAGGTGAAGCTGGCTATCAAGCCTTTCTACCAGCGGAGAGACATCAACAAGGATGAATACAAAGAGATTCTACGCAAAGCCGTCCAGAAG GTGTGCCACAGCAAGAGCGGGGAGATCAACCCTGTGAAAGTGGGCAATCTGGTCAAGGCATACGttgacaaatacaaacatgctaGGAAACACAAGAAAGGGGAGGACTCAGGGAAGGCAGAGGAAGTTCAGACTGAGGCCATGAAAACCTCTGACAGCCCATGA
- the rassf7a gene encoding ras association domain-containing protein 7: MELKVWVDGVVRVVCGLSEETSCQDVVIALAQAIGQTGRYVLIQRLRDTERQLLATDRPLESLAKLGQHGSEVQFFLRRTGPSSSDGPSSKQDGPTPLPLPKHPELEPSKRSQPKKALTFNLGPSTSPRTKQFKRSPRDSPEQRASPSPSPSPVSSHVPSPSPSPPIGPSKEEVFRKVLQQQERLRAIEAQLETLERESHTWERPYPSPCPSPVSDARLQEEMDALEQAVRRNQAELAHEQYWEEELQAEVEKERGMRRKLGELHAKLDDCGRRLHEFSVRSAQLEQEIQRESQAEGKANKPEESLDALTAELQSQENHGTELGEQLSETDKALGKAESLLQAKQEELEELNKELRQCNLQQFIQQTGVLPAHTHSRSELQEQLEQLELAHLLQEGYSNGSHSVTLVESPPRPTAKQFLGHPRNLQNPLVSSLNPEVLTSRESSWR, translated from the exons ATGGAGCTCAAAGTGTGGGTGGATGGAGTGGTGCGGGTTGTATGCGGCCTGTCTGAGGAGACGTCCTGCCAGGATGTGGTCATTGCTTTGGCCCAGGCCATTG GTCAGACGGGCCGTTATGTTCTGATCCAGCGTCTTAGGGATACAGAGAGGCAGCTGTTGGCCACAGATAGGCCTCTGGAGTCTCTGGCTAAGTTAGGGCAACACGGCAGTGAAGTTCAGTTCTTCCTGCGCCGTACTGGCCCTAGCAGCAGTGATGGACCCAGCTCAAAACAAGATGGACCAACTCCCCTCCCACTGCCCAAGCATCCTGAGCTAGAGCCTTCGAAACGCAGCCAGCCTAAGAAAGCACTCACCTTTAACTTGGGCCCATCCACTTCTCCTAGAACCAAACAGTTTAAGAGGTCTCCTCGGGACTCTCCAGAGCAAAGagcctccccctccccttctcccaGCCCTGTATCCTCTCATGTGCCATCCCCCTCTCCATCACCACCTATAGGCCCATCCAAAGAGGAGGTCTTTAGGAAGGTTCTTCAGCAACAGGAGAGACTGAGGGCTATCGAGGCCCAGCTAGAAACCCTAGAGAGGGAGTCGCATACCTGGGAGCGACCCTACCCATCCCCATGTCCTTCACCAGTTTCTGATGCACGCTTGCAAGAAGAGATGGACGCTCTGGAGCAAGCGGTGCGAAGGAACCAGGCCGAGCTTGCCCACGAGCAGTACTGGGAGGAGGAGCTTCAggcagaggtggagaaggagcgAGGAATGAGGAGGAAGCTAGGAGAGCTCCATGCCAAGCTAGACGACTGTGGACGGCGGCTCCACGAGTTTTCTGTTCGCTCTGCACAGCTGGAGCAAGAGATTCAGCGCGAAAGCCAGGCGGAGGGCAAAGCCAACAAACCCGAGGAGTCCCTTGACGCCTTGACGGCCGAGCTCCAGAGCCAGGAGAATCACGGGACAGAGCTGGGGGAGCAGCTATCTGAGACTGACAAGGCTCTGGGGAAGGCAGAGTCTCTGCTGCAG GCcaaacaggaggagctggaggagttGAATAAGGAGCTGAGGCAGTGTAACCTGCAGCAGTTTATTCAACAGACGGGTGTCCTGCCGGCACACACCCACTCACGCTCAGAGCTTCAGGAGCAACTGGAGCAGTTAGAACTGGCACATCTTCTGCAAGAAGGATACAGTAATGGAA GCCACAGTGTAACTCTAGTGGAATCACCACCTCGCCCCACTGCCAAACAGTTCCTGGGACATCCACGCAACCTGCAAAACCCTCTAGTGTCCAGTCTCAACCCtgagg TCCTGACATCCCGAGAGTCGTCATGGAGATAA